TAGCTTGTGCTCAGGCTGCAAAGAACAAATGGGTTGAGATGGGAAAACAACTCATAACTAGGAAGGTATGTAATGAATCTAATGATTCAGTGTTGCCATTATATAAGATGAGATGAGATACTATGCTGTTTTGGTCATTGATTATAGAATATTATGTTAAGATAATTGAGTGTTAGAAGATTTTGATTTGGGTGTTTGATTGAGCTGAGCTCAATTGGCTTAAGTAGTAATGAGTCATTACTCATTAGTGATACTCGTTGTTGTTGGAAATTTAAGTGTAGGTGATGAAGTCAGACATAGGTTAAAAATGAGTATTAAGTGTAATGTTCGGATTGACTCTGAGATAACACCTGAGGGGGAGAATATTGGAAATTCTAGTTGGAGTAATGAAATCCCACATAGGTATAGAATAAATTCTCCGTTCTTCTCGGGTTACCCCTCATACTCTAACAAAGTAACAATTAGTCAATTACTCATTAAGAAATTTGGTTTCCCAAATTTACTTGCATTCTCATTATGTGCATGCACATGCCCTTGGAAGCAAACTGCATATCCATGCTtgtcttttttctttattttttcactAACTGTGGGTTTTCACTTTTCAGTATTTTGTTTAATGCATATTTGCATGTAATTGAAACAGTTATCTTGATGTTCAGCGTACTCTCCCATTTGAGATGAGAATGGCTTTATGATTTATGAATATTTCTTATAAGTCAGATCCTTGCTGCAGGTCGAGCACGTGGATGACAGGGTTAAAGACCTCCTTCTTCAAGTTCAGCAGGGACAGGTGTGTACTAGTATGAATATTTTGATCAGTAAATTTCTTATGTGTGTTGTGTTAAGAGAAGGCATATGGAGGAGGAATGCAGGTCCTTCTTTTTTGGGTTGGGGGGCCTGTCACTATTAAATGTTTTGTTTTTGCTAGGATGAGTTTTGTTGAAAATTGAGATGACATGCTGTGATATTCAACTATGATAATTCCAAAATCAGATAATAAAGAATGCATCGTGAAGTGTCATGTATTATTATAGTCAATCGCCAAAACCTTTTTTATATTCGACTAATAAATTCTTCTCATGCCTTTTTGGGATCTCCTATTAACGTATTCTTTCAGCATAAATTCAATAGGAAACTATGAGCTCATTTCTTCCAGTCTTATACTTCACACACACATCCATCTGGTAACATGCACTTGCTGATTGGGGCTGATGACAGGGTAGTTACATTAGATGATATCAACTTCTTCTTAGGCTACAGATTGGGTTTGCAATGATACCTTGGGGAAAATCGCAAGGTTTTGTATGGAGCACAGATTCAACATAACACATGAGACAGTTATAGGAAGTGGAAAGGGGCCAAGGGGGGATTTTGAGATGTTTCATTTCCATTTAGTTATGAGGTGTACCTGCACTTTTGTCCATAAGTGGGTGGGTGATGGCTAAACAGTTCTATGAACAACTATTTGTTTGGAGGGACTGTTGTTCTTGACCTTTTTGTTTCCTCCTTATGTTATTCTTTTATGGGTCACTTATCGTTTTCTAAATCAGTTTTCCTTGTGAAATTCCCAGATCTTGTTAGAAACTTTACCATATGTTGTAAATGCAGGGCATTGGCTCAGATGATATCAAAGCACTCAAAGCAAGAAAGCTTATTGTTCCACAGTAAGAACAATTTCACCTGATTGTGCAGAAGAGTTTTGTAGAGATGCTGAATATGCTGTAAATGACTTGACTGTTTTTCATTACTAAAATTCTTCTTGATATCTTGTGATCTAGGACATGGAAAGGTTACTCGGTTAAAAAAGGTCCTAATTATGCTCCAAAAAGAAAGAAGGTTGTCACAGATTTGACGCGAGATAATTTTCAgaggtatttttttttgcttaaacTGAAAAGTAAACTGGAAaataggggggggggggggggttaaaCCTTTTGTATTTTTTGTGGATCTGTTGCATCATATCCAAAGAACTCTAACTGTAATGCATTACTTTATGGCAGTGGTGAGTGGAAGGCGTTAGAGTTCAAAGAGTACAATTACAGCGCTAAAGGTCAGCCTCTAGAGGGTGGccatcttcatccattgctGAAGGCAAGCAAATATATAACCTgccccttcttcctcctctccccAAATCAAATGAATATCAAAGTAGTACACCATAGAAACTCCGTGACaattaagaaaaagaaaatccataTTCAGGAAATATAAGAGAAAGTATATTGTGTTTTTGTCGCTGTtgattatttttcttaaaaaaaaaaaagaagttcgACCATTGCTGATACTATGTATTTAATAATTTTGGATATCTCTTTATTTTCAGGTACGGGCTCAACTGAAACAAATTTTCCTCTGCATGGGGTGAGTGCGATCTTTGTTTTGCTGGAACCTGATATCTTTTTTGGTAAATGTTTGTTTCAAACTTAACATTTTGTGATGATATTCTGCTGCTGCAGGTTTGAGGAGATGCCgacaaataattttgttgagaGCAGGTAATTGTTGTTTCCAAATCAATACCTTTCTATTGTCTCTGATTGAGATGCAGATGCTCTACCTTAAGGTTCTGATCCCTTTCCTACCATATCAAATGACTAGTGGAATCTGTTGTATACTTTAGTAAGTAAAGAAATACTCACGGAATGTAtaaataagtataaataacGATAAACTTAATGATGTTATAGAATCGACTAATAACAGTtgaaatatgaaaagaaaagaaaaaagactgTCAAAATCTCAATGATTAAGCTTtctaacccccccccccccccctccccaaAAAAAGAGGCTCTGGGCTCTCTAATGCTGCTTTCAAGCAAGCAGGTGAAAATGTGTGACTCGAATATGTGAGAAGGAGCAATGCACAAGATCAGACCTAGGGGAGAGAGCATAAGAAAGAGATCCCACCTAGTAACTAACTGCCTAGCTAGTAGTAGAGACAAGAGCACGAGGGGGTTGATTGTAGCGGAGGGTAAACATTTAGGGAGGAGGAATGGAGAGAGGAGTCTGGAATTTGGCTTGGAGTTGGGAGAGATTAGGCTCTCTCGAACTGTCTAGGGACTTTacatttcctttttttctttctgcatTTGTACACAAACTATACCTGCCACCTGAATTCCTTTGAGTCAGGCTTGCTACTTGAAATAAATTACAGATATTCTTCTCTGTTTCATTTACTTGTGTATTTGGATAGTAGCAGGACATGACCACTTCGCTTTAAACATCACATCTAAATCTTTTATTTGGCAGCTTCTGGAACTTTGATGCCTTGTTCCAGCCCCAGCAACACCCAGCCCGCGATTCGCATGACACATTTTTTTTGGAAGGTTAGTAAAACCTTGATATCTTCTATGCTATTCTAATCTTCTGTGTTTCCATTTTGACTACATGTGACACATACATCTACAGCTCCTTCAACAACACAGGAACTTCCTGAGGATTATGTTCAGCGCGTAAAGCAAGTTCATGAATCTGGTGGTTATGGGTCTAAGGGGTATGAGCTTTAACACCCTCAATGCAAGTAGCATAGGCTATTTATTGATCAGGAATGCTACCAATATTCAATATTTAGTGTTGGTAGTATTTCTTTTTGCTGATAGACAAATAAATTGCAAACTGTTTTCTGAGGGAAACCTGACAATTTATTACTTGGTAGTTATGCATATAAATGGAAAAGAGAGGAAGCAAATAAAAACCTCCTGCGGACCCACACAACTGCTGTTTCTTCCAGGATGCTTTACCAGCTGGCACAGGTTTGCATCTATATCTGAATTTGTACGTATAATGTTCTTGTGGGTGCATTTGATTGTGTGATGTTTGGTGCCATTGGGCTTCCTACTATTCAAATTTTCCTGTATGAATCGCATTGAATGATTGAAGTTTCTGACTGATGtatttttatgtgttttagCTGGATTGAGCTATTTTATTGTGTTTctatattttactttttactcACCCCTCCTTCCACACTATTCAGTGATTATACTTTCCAAGTTCTTGCTATGAGTTATCGTTTATATCATTCTATTTCCCCATTTTAATGATTCTGCAGAAACCATTTTctccaaaaaaatatttctctATAGATCGTGTATTCAGAAATGAAGCAGTTGATCGAACACATCTTGCTGAGTTTCACCAGATAGAAGGTATGTGAGAGCTAGTAACTTACCAGGGTTGGGATTTTAGTTCTTTTCAAATTGTTTTACAAATGAAAACATTTCACATTTGATGGTCCTCTTACACTTTTCATTTCATGTCGTGGTAAATAGGGGTTGGGGGTATTACTGGTATAGATTACATGTGATAATTCAGCTTCTTTTTTGGTTTGATCCACCAGGGGTTTTAATCTCAACTGAAATTTGTCAAAAATATATACTGGATTTTGTGATTCTCATGTTTTGCATTTTGACTCAGGCCTTGTATGCGATAGAGGACTCACACTGTGTGACTTAATAGGAGTTCTACATGATTTTTTCAAACGCATGGGTAATGCTCTCTTATACCAATTACCAAAATACTATATGATTTAAATGTTGAATGCAAGTTGGAAACTTAAATGAACAGCCCAAAGCCAAGCTTATTAAGGACAAGCTTTAGTAGAACAATTAATATGTTATTTATCTTAGCGGAAAATTTTGTTCTTGAGTTCAGGCATGACAAAGCTGAAGTTCAAACCTGCTTACAATCCATATACCGAACCTAGCATGGAGATTTTCAGGTGATTCTTTCTGTAAATGATTATTTGAAATGTCATTCATTATCTTGATATCCTGAGATGTATTGATAGTTGATCAAGTACTCTTAACAGTTATCATGAAGGCTTTAAGAAATGGGTAGAGGTTGGAAACTCTGGCATGTTTAGACCTGAAATGTTGCAACCAATGGGACTTCCTGAAGATGTCCAAGTTATTGCATGGGGCCTTTCCCTTgaaaggtgagaaaaaaatgagaaCACCGTAGTTATTTAGTTACTGCTGAGAATAAAATGAATTGTTTTGTTAAATGAAAAATTTATGTTCAAATCTAATGAAACTATGGGGGAAGTTCAGTACAACATATTGATGGACATCACAGATTTTAACTTGTTTTTTTACTTGGAAACAGGCCAACAATGATTCTGTATGGGATAGATAACATCAGGGATCTCTTTGGACACAAGGTATCGTTAAGGGATAATTGTAGCAActctttttaattattattcttattataataataatagttattttattattattttgagtTAATGAAGTGATATTATCCTAAGCTTGTATTTTTAATGTTTTGCAGGTGGATCTTGGCCTTATGAAGAAAAATCCAATATGTCGTCTTGGAATTGACTAAAATGATTCATTCATGTCTATCATTTATAAATTTTTGGCTCTTAAGATAAACTAGTGGACTAGTTCAATTTCTGTATGAAGAATTTTGATATGTAACAAGAAAAAAAGAGGTTCCTTGTGGTAATAGCATTTTTTTTACTGTTGAATTATGATATAACCTACAGGATAAACCTGTCAAATTGTGATAAGCctccatttttttttccctttggtCCTCACCTGAGCAATGGTTTACATACTATTTATACATCACATACTATGGAGAAAACTAAGCCTTGTAATGATGTGTTTTGATCTTCACCAATTGAATAAACACTAGTTAAAAGTGGGGAGGCAATCCAATACATATTCAAGTGTTTTCTTTTGTTAGGCTACATTTGTGCAAGTCACACAAAATGTGAGTCACGCTTACGATAAGGACTTGCTTGGATTTTCCGTGCACTCACTTGTGCAAGAGTCTTAAAAGTTGACCAAATGAATAGAGTAAGGATTACTATGATAGCGATAATAGATAGTAGTTCAAAAGGCTTATCCAAAATCATTTGTTGGCAGTCTTCAATTTCACTGGTACGGGCAGTGAAATCAAGGACTCGTCCAAGGATTCTACACAACTCATAGGAAAATGTCACTTCTACTGTCATAATGCTAGTGACACAGAATTATTACACGCATTGGAACAATACATGATTGATAAAATAGCTTAAAGACAAAAAACGAGACATAATAACTGCAACCATGTTATTTATGAATACTAACTGATTTATATTTACAAAAAATATCTCAAGGGCTGGAAATATTTGTTATGCCTTGGAATGATATCTTGTCCTCAAAGAGCATGCAACAATGCTGCTGTTAACAGAAATGCTGATCAAGATAGATTTAACTGGGTTTTGTATATAAATTTGAGTCTTGATATTCCATAAGGGAAAAGTTTGGTGTTCAGCTCCTCTCTAGCGCAAGAATGGCGACCATGATTACATGTTCAGACAGATTATTCAATTGCACAACAGTCAAATGTTTTCCTGCTCTCCTGTTGGGGGAAAATCAGGtcaaaaattaagataaaatgaAGAAAGAGCAAAACCGACATGTGACAAAAATGAACATAGTAACAAGTAGTAGAAGTACATTTGTGTGTTGTGAGCATATACCTCAAATCATTGCAAGAAGTACATAGGTCAGGTCTCCAAAACTCTATTCTGCAGTGGTATGTTTCATTAGCACACTCTACAGCAGTTCTATCTTTACAAGTGATGCCGTGGATGATAAATTGCAAGCTTCTTTTT
This portion of the Lotus japonicus ecotype B-129 chromosome 3, LjGifu_v1.2 genome encodes:
- the LOC130747465 gene encoding phenylalanine--tRNA ligase alpha subunit, cytoplasmic-like, which gives rise to MAEEAVLGYLQNNDEIRDSGEFAAERGIDHNEIVNIIKSLHGFRYVDAEEIKRESWMLTDEGKTYATVGSPEMQLMLAIPPEGISKDELQKKLDPSTFKIACAQAAKNKWVEMGKQLITRKVEHVDDRVKDLLLQVQQGQGIGSDDIKALKARKLIVPQTWKGYSVKKGPNYAPKRKKVVTDLTRDNFQSGEWKALEFKEYNYSAKGQPLEGGHLHPLLKVRAQLKQIFLCMGFEEMPTNNFVESSFWNFDALFQPQQHPARDSHDTFFLEAPSTTQELPEDYVQRVKQVHESGGYGSKGYAYKWKREEANKNLLRTHTTAVSSRMLYQLAQKPFSPKKYFSIDRVFRNEAVDRTHLAEFHQIEGLVCDRGLTLCDLIGVLHDFFKRMGMTKLKFKPAYNPYTEPSMEIFSYHEGFKKWVEVGNSGMFRPEMLQPMGLPEDVQVIAWGLSLERPTMILYGIDNIRDLFGHKVDLGLMKKNPICRLGID